AAAGCCTCGGCTTACAATATCGGGACCTGCTACAACTTCTCCGCTGCCGCGGTGCAGACCAATCACTACAATCATGAGGCCATCCTGAGATAAAATTTTTCGGTCTCTCAAGACAATATTGCCAACATCTCCTACGCCAAGACCGTCGACCAAGACTGGCTCCACGTCAATATATCCGCTTACCTTTGCCGAGTAGCTGTCCAGCTCCAGCACATTGCCATTGCACATAATGATAGCGTTTCTCTCATCATGCCCCAGCCCTTTAATTAAATCGGCATGCGTTCTCAGATGACGGTATTCTCCATGCACGGGCAAAAAATATTTCGGCTTAACCAAGCTATAAATCATTTTCAGCTCTTCTTGGCTTGCATGACCGGATACATGCGCATCCTCATAGGTGACCTTAGCACCCTCTACCATTAAATCATTGATTACTCGGCTGACCATTTTTTCATTTCCCGGTACCGGTTTGCTGGAGAAAATGACTGTGTCACCCTCTTTGATTTCAATGGCCTTATGCTCTCCGCTGGCCATTCGGGATAAAGCGGCCATAGGCTCTCCCTGACTTCCGGTTGTAATGATCACCAGTTCATCATCATCGTAATTTTTCATATCCGAGATATCAATCAAAACACCATCGGGTACTTCCAAATAATTAAGCTCCAGCGCTGTATTGATCACATTCACCATGCTACGTCCTACGCAGACCACTTTACGTCCATACTGAATGGCCGCATTGATAATTTGCTGCACTCGGTCCACATTAGAAGCAAAGGTTGCTACCAAAATACGCCCCTGTGCCTGTGGAAACATTTCCGTAAACGTACTTCCCACTGTACGCTCGCTCATCGTATAGCCCTTGCGCTCTGCATTCGTACTATCGCTCATGAGCGCTAATACTTTCTTATGACCCAGCTCTGCAAAACGCTGCAAATCAATCATATCTCCATGAATCGGTGTATAATCCAGCTTAAAATCTCCGGTATGCACTAAAACACCGGCGGCTGTGCTAATCGCAAGCGCTACCGCATCCCCTATGCTATGGTTGGTTCGGATAAATTCCACCTTCATATGTCCAAGCTCAACCACATCGCCCGGTTTTACCATCGTCAGCGTATAGCTCTTCAGATTAAACTCTTCCATTTTGTTGCGCACTAAGCCAAGTGTTAATCTAGTGCCATATACCGGCACTCTAAATTCACGCAAAAAATACGGCAGTGCGCCAATGTGATCCTCGTGACCATGCGTCAGTACAACCCCTTTGATCTTATCCTGATTCTGGCGCAGGTATTCAAAATTAGGAATAATCAAATCGATTCCCGGCATTTCATCTCCTGGAAATGCCAGTCCGCAGTCAATAATGACAATTTCATTTTCACATTCAATCAATGTCATATTTTGCCCGATCTGATCTAATCCTCCCAAGGGGATAATCTTAACAGACTTTCTGGGTCTCCTTGGTGCTGCTGTATTATTTTTTCTTCTATTCGTTGTCATCATCATTTTCTTCTACTTCCAAATCATAATTTTCTGAACTGCTAAATATTTCTGCTATCGTTTTAAATTCAGCTTCCGTCATCTCCGTTGTTACACCAAAAACAATTTCTGAATGCTCTACCGTGACAATAAACTCTGCCTGCTCTTTCTCACAGAGCTTAAAAATATAAGCAGCATCATCCTGTTCTTTCTCGTCTTCCTCGTCCTCTTCATAAGCCGGAATCGCTAAAATATAAGCATTTTCTTTTTGCTGCATATAATCTACTACTTCCATATCCATCGAAACTTCTTCGAGCGGATCGGTAACAATAATCCAATCTAATTCCTGTAACTCAATATGATTCAAATTCTCCTCCTCCTTTTATTGATTTTGGTGAGCATCTAAATAAGACTGCAAAATCAAAACGGCAGCCAATTGATCTACAACCTGTTTTCTCTTTTTTCGATCCATACCTACTTCTATCATAGGTTGCTCTGCTTGTCTCGTTGTT
This genomic interval from Lachnospiraceae bacterium contains the following:
- a CDS encoding ribonuclease J, which translates into the protein MTTNRRKNNTAAPRRPRKSVKIIPLGGLDQIGQNMTLIECENEIVIIDCGLAFPGDEMPGIDLIIPNFEYLRQNQDKIKGVVLTHGHEDHIGALPYFLREFRVPVYGTRLTLGLVRNKMEEFNLKSYTLTMVKPGDVVELGHMKVEFIRTNHSIGDAVALAISTAAGVLVHTGDFKLDYTPIHGDMIDLQRFAELGHKKVLALMSDSTNAERKGYTMSERTVGSTFTEMFPQAQGRILVATFASNVDRVQQIINAAIQYGRKVVCVGRSMVNVINTALELNYLEVPDGVLIDISDMKNYDDDELVIITTGSQGEPMAALSRMASGEHKAIEIKEGDTVIFSSKPVPGNEKMVSRVINDLMVEGAKVTYEDAHVSGHASQEELKMIYSLVKPKYFLPVHGEYRHLRTHADLIKGLGHDERNAIIMCNGNVLELDSYSAKVSGYIDVEPVLVDGLGVGDVGNIVLRDRKILSQDGLMIVVIGLHRGSGEVVAGPDIVSRGFVYVKESEVLMESCRAVVSHVLAGNAPLNVMDWNNIKALIRDSLRDHLWREIKRSPMILPIIMEVKG